The following coding sequences lie in one Arachis hypogaea cultivar Tifrunner chromosome 9, arahy.Tifrunner.gnm2.J5K5, whole genome shotgun sequence genomic window:
- the LOC112709471 gene encoding uncharacterized protein, with protein MTLNVMMSTDNASGSIGQYKALLTTVGNGDIHSTRKFLKDDPEALNAKITLDGERALHVAALFGHVHIVEHLLELISENDLELLNNFGMSVLLFAIYSWDESINIKIAKCMVDKNQRLPTIAAAGDWLPVTWALQLGQIQTCRYLYSVTPFEALLPENGDHGVDLLALCYYSKMFDLALDLVRRCPRLVMRSRRLSGDNFLVILAKTPFSYPKLPFWKRWLYSRIQVHLQPPSSLNQVVIPVSETNQTTHHHNKGSLASLPEIMKEIHEAKLSDEQARVLLRAACNAISLENEEEISKSRMSEAILMAAQRGNATFIVEALKAQFSLLWTWNKDERRIFSVAVQYRQASIYNLLHGLTLKPLFPSSYDAYGNYMLHMAGKLAPPEQLNPIPGTLLQMQRELQWFKEVESITPPNVKQQLNNDNLTPRELFTKEHKKLVKEGEKWTKGTACSCGVVAAFVATIIFAAAFTVPGGNDQIKGYPIFLHKNLFMLFIISDAVSLFSSTTSLLMFLGLLTSRYAEDDFLKSLPTKLIIGLFAMFISLATMMAAFCTALFLMLQEKSWIVIPVTLLIASIPVTLYIWLQFPLLVLIFKSTYGPSIFDRNIKPWL; from the exons ATGACGTTAAATGTGATGATGTCAACAGACAATGCAAGTGGCTCTATTGGGCAATATAAAGCACTATTGACGACAGTGGGCAATGGGGACATACATAGTACTCGAAAATTCCTAAAAGATGATCCGGAAGCATTGAATGCAAAGATCACGCTCGATGGCGAAAGAGCACTTCATGTTGCAGCTTTATTTGGGCATGTGCACATTGTAGAGCATTTATTGGAATTGATTTCAGAAAATGATCTTGAATTGCTAAATAATTTTGGTATGTCAGTATTGCTATTCGCTATTTACAGTTGGGATGAGAGTATCAACATTAAGATTGCAAAATGCATGGTTGACAAGAACCAGCGGTTGCCTACTATCGCTGCTGCCGGTGATTGGCTTCCGGTGACATGGGCTCTTCAATTGGGCCAAATCCAAACGTGTCGGTACCTTTACTCAGTCACACCCTTTGAAGCATTGCTGCCTGAAAACGGGGATCACGGCGTTGATCTTCTGGCGTTGTGCTACTACTCCAAGATGTTTG ATTTGGCTCTGGACTTAGTGAGGCGTTGCCCAAGATTAGTAATGAGGAGCCGGCGGTTATCTGGGGATAACTTTTTGGTGATATTAGCAAAAACACCTTTCTCATATCCCAAACTACCATTCTGGAAACGATGGTTGTATTCAC GTATCCAAGTGCACCTACAACCTCCATCTTCCCTGAATCAAGTTGTCATTCCCGTTTCAGAAACTAATCAAACAACACACCATCATAATAAAGGCAGCCTTGCATCTCTGCCAG AAATAATGAAGGAAATACATGAAGCAAAATTAAGTGATGAACAAGCTCGTGTGTTGCTACGTGCTGCGTGCAATGCAATTTCTctggaaaatgaagaagaaatctCAAAAAGTAGAATGTCGGAGGCGATACTTATGGCAGCACAACGAGGGAATGCCACATTTATTGTTGAAGCATTAAAGGCGCAATTTAGCCTTTTGTGGACATGGAACAAAGATGAAAGGCGCATATTTTCTGTTGCTGTTCAGTATCGCCAAGCAAGTATTTACAATCTTCTTCATGGTCTTACTCTCAAGCCTTTATTTCCAAGCTCCTATGACGCCTATGGCAATTATATGCTTCATATGGCAGGAAAGCTAGCTCCACCAGAACAGCTTAATCCTATTCCCGGGACACTTTTACAAATGCAACGAGAACTTCAATGGTTCAAG GAAGTGGAGAGTATCACGCCACCTAACGTAAAGCAACAATTGAACAATGACAATTTGACACCGAGAGAATTGTTCACAAAGGAACATAAGAAGTTAGTGAAAGAAGGTGAGAAATGGACCAAAGGAACGGCATGTTCTTGTGGTGTTGTAGCAGCTTTTGTAGCTACCATCATTTTTGCTGCTGCTTTCACTGTTCCCGGTGGCAATGACCAAATCAAGGGATATCcaattttcttgcataaaaatcTATTTATGCTGTTTATAATATCAGATGCAGTGTCACTCTTCTCTTCCACAACTTCATTGCTTATGTTTTTGGGGCTCCTCACTTCTCGCTATGCAGAAGATGATTTTCTCAAGTCACTGCCCACGAAACTCATTATAGGCCTTTTCGCTATGTTCATCTCTCTTGCAACTATGATGGCAGCCTTCTGTACCGCTCTTTTCCTTATGCTTCAAGAGAAATCATGGATTGTTATTCCCGTAACCTTGCTTATTGCTTCCATTCCGGTTACTTTATACATTTGGTTGCAGTTTCCATtgcttgttctgatctttaagtCAACTTATGGACCAAGCATATTTGATAGAAATATTAAGCCTTGGCTTTGA